The Cannabis sativa cultivar Pink pepper isolate KNU-18-1 chromosome 8, ASM2916894v1, whole genome shotgun sequence genomic interval acattcgtgatcataaaaaataaattaaaaaaaatactaaaatatattgAATGAATTCTTTTAAAATTGCACACTATAAAATTAccctaattttattttgattcaatcttaatatgatattaaaaaaaaatagtaccaAATCTTTCCTAGTTTTTTACATAgcaaagagagaaaaaagaaaggGGTATTTTAGACATAATGAGGGTAatgagaagagaagagaagtgAGTACAAAATAATGCGCCCCATGCATCAGGCATATGGGCACCCACACATAtctggcaaaaaaaaaaaaggagaattACCTTTTAGAGAGACTTCACAGAGAGAACAATTAAACCGAAATTGTTTTGTAAAACGACGGTTGAGTTGGGTTTGGTgatagtgagagagagagagaaaagagcttCTTAAAGCTGCCTCTGTACCTCTCTATAAGtacttctcttttctctctcttctcttcctttttcttctttcatACAAccactcttcttctctctttcgtCTTGGACACCGTACCatacacaaatatatacacatacgctcacataaacatatatacacatatatacgcACACAAAAATATACACCTCTTATTACTCACATCACACAGACCCTCAAAGCTGGCATGGGCCACTGTCAGGTGTCTACTTTTCAATAGTAAACCCTCCCTCTTGCTCCCCACATTCACCAttcatctcttcttcttctctctctctctctatcttttCTGTAACATAGCAGagccaaaagagagaaaaaaaaaaagtaaagactGTATTCATGACCTCGGGAAGTTTCATGAATGGGCTTTAGAGGTCGCTCATGGAAATGGGTTCCAGCTCAATGACAGAGTCAGGGGGCTCTTCGTCTTCCTCGCCGCCCAACTCGTCTACTGAGTCACTCAACGGCTTAAAATTCGGCCAGAAAATTTACTTTGAAGATGTGGGTATCGGAGCTACACCCAAATCCGGTGCTGGGTCGTCCTCGTGTTCCGGAGCCACCCCGCCGAAGAAGGTCAGGGGGAGCCCGGTCCATTCGGGCCAACCACCCCGGTGCCAGGTTGAGGGGTGTAAAGTAGATCTAAGTGACGCCAAAGCTTATTACTCTAGGCACAAGGTCTGTGGCATGCATTCTAAGTCACCTAAGGTCGTCGTTAATGGTCTTGAACAAAGGTTTTGTCAACAGTGTAGCAGGTAAACCTAAcctttactctttttttcttttcttttctttgttcttctttcttacATATATGAGATACTTGAAGTTGTGTTTTGTTTTTAGGATGATGAAGCTAGGTTTTTGAAGATTACTGGTGATAATTTGTTACTGCTGTTTTACTTGCTTTGCTTGAACACTTTTCAAAGATTATTGGTTGGTTTATGTTGTTTCATTCTGggtaaagtaaaaaataaaataaaatcaagtgTTGCTTGGGATTATTGGCTGGTTTTGTACTTGATTTGGCTTTGTCTTAATCTTGTTCTAGGATATGgatgttttattttttcctGACTGAACTTTTACTGGATGGGATAATAGTTGATTCTGGTTGGGtttctaaataattttatttattagtatGTTTGTTAGCTGAGTTTTTGGtgtcatatatataaatgtaatttaatgaTGGTCCCCTATTTATAGTCTTTAGACTAGTGAATTTTAATATTGTGAAAGTGCTCTTATGGGATTGGCTGTGGGGTATCTGAGTTTGTTGTTTAATTATACTTATTATCTTATCTTTAATTTCCTGTCTCACAATGTGCAACATAAATTCTAGTGCCCTTTTTCTTTTCTCCCTTTTTTCCGCTGATGTAGTAAACTTGTTTGTCTTAGGAAGATACTTAAACTGTCTGTtaagtaaataataaaagtaaacaCCTTTATTAATGTTTACCTTCAAAGCTTGTTTACTTGAGCAACACAACATGGCTGTTGACACTGTTTAGAGATCTTGTGTGTTGCATTTGATGGTTTGAGCCTAATGGATATGTTATCGAGCTCAATGTTGGATATGTTATTGTTGGAATAAAATTGATAACATTCATACATAAATTGTTTTGTTAAGTTCAAGCCAGTCATTTTCTTCTCACATATGGTGTGATTGCTTTTACATTTTGATTCTTGCAAACATGTTGTTCCTTATAAAAATAGAAAGTAATTCCTGCAAATTGTTTTTTGTAAGAACTAGTAGAAAGAAATGAAAGATCCAGTAGGGTTAGAATCCTTGTTAGCAGTCTCGGGTGATGGTAAAGGTTGCTTTTAGCCCGTGAGCGATCTAATCAAAGGAATTATAATAGATAGGGCGTCAATGATTCTGGTGGTGGCATGAAGAATAGCTTCTAATATGTTCTGAATGTTCTGCTATTCCCACATGTTTCCCAGTGATCAGAGCAGCTTCTTAGGTCAAACCAATAATTAGGCTGTGATAGTTTTGTCTTTAATATTTGAGGATCTTATGCATGGCTTTCTCTGAATGATCTGGACCTGCAGTATGCTGCAATGTTTATGTCCTTCGTCTTGCGTACCTTTAATAgcgttctctctctcttttttttggcATGTAACAAGCAGTTGCAGCTTTAGCTCGTTATGTTACATCCTTTGTTTCGTGCTTAACTGTGTTTATTGCTGACTGCACTTAACAAATTTCTTTATATATCATCGAAAATAAATTCCTCGAAAATGTATGCTAATGATTAACATTGAAAATATCTGGTTGGAGCCATTTATTTATGGCTAGTGACCCTCTAGGTGGTTATGTTAGAGACTAGAGAGTCAAATGCTTTCCTTGAGAGAGTCCCTCAATTCATGAGTTAAAGGGAATAACTTGATAAAAGGACTGGcacttaatttataaaattgagTTCTTTCGTCTTTCTCCAGATTTCATCAGCTTCCAGAATTTGACCAAGGAAAGAGAAGTTGTCGAAGGCGCTTAGCTGGTCATAATGAGCGTCGGAGGAAGCCACCACATGGTTCATTACTGTCTACACGCTATGGTTGGATTTTGTACCTTATATATGTTTAGATGTTAGTATATTACAACTCCAAGCTAATGTGATCTTGAAAGACCCTGATTGTGGCCTTTTACCATCACACTACATAGATTTTGGTTTTTCCCATTCACCCCAACTAGTATTGACATGACACTGACCTCAAATATGTTCTGTTTGTTAATGTAGATAACAGCGGCAGAGTTGGAAGCTTTCTAATGGACTTCTCAGCATACCCTAGGCTTAGCGGAAGAGACGCCTGGCCAAATGGAAGAATATCGGAGCGGGTGCCTGGAAATCAAAGTGCCATTCCAACTGGGAAGTACATTCCGTATCCGTGGCAGAGCAACTCAGATAATTCTTCATCCAACCTATACCTGCAGACTTCAGGCTGCGGAACGAGTATCCCAGCTAATCATGGAATTCCTCCGCCTCCGGGAGAATGCATCTCAGCAGTCGCAGACTCAAGCTGTGCTCTCTCTCTTCTGTCAAATGAACCGTGGGGCTCTAGAAACCGGTCATCATCTGGTATTGGGTTGCAATCCTTGATGAACACCCAAGGGGCACCTGTGGCTGAACCAACATCAGCTACTCACAGTGAAACTGTCAATCACTTTCAAAACACTTCTTGGTGCATGAAGGATGATATGGATGGTAGCAGTTCACACCAGATCCTTCCTGATCTTGGCCTTGGTCAGTTCTCGCATTCCCTCACAGGTCAGTTCTCTGGTGAGCTTGAGCTGTCTCAACAGGGTAGGAGGCCATATATGGAATCTGAACACTCGAGGGATTATGGTTCCTCCAGTCAGCACATGCACTGGTCACTCTGAGGTCCAGTCTATTGTTAGTAGTTCTAATGAGAACCCAAGTCTCTTTCAAAGAATTAGTAAGTTTAAAAACATTTGCAAGTAAAACTTCTGCTCTTCTCTTGGGCCAAATATCAAAACTGAATTGCTTTGTGTGGTTGTTGTCTTATCCCTTGTTTTgactaatataatattttggaCCCTTGTGGATATTTCTGCTGTTCAAAgttttgttatttattattttttttttggacaaaCTCAAATAGTTTGGTATGATGCTTTAATACATGATTTTCATGAGCTAAGAAAAGAGAAGATATAGATCATTGTTGAGGTAGtactataattaatttatgacCATAGAAGTAATAATAATTGGTTGAGCAGTGAATTTCATAATGTAATTTTCTGTAGGAGCAGTCTATTTGGGCGTCATTAGAATTTAGATTCAATGTTTCGGCATATGAAAAGGATCTTTTTTAATTATGAGTTCTGCCTGTCTTGTTTGGCTCTGTTGTCTTTATTTGGACACCAAACTTTGGCCACATAATAAATCCATGAGACAAAGGATCTTTGAATAGTCAGAGAGGGAGAGAAACTAGTTTTTTATCCTTTTATGTGAGAATGAATGCATTTCAATTTTTGCAATATTACAATGTTGGCCACTCCTCACTACATAAGTACATTTCACAAATCACTTGTTTTCTAACATTTGACAAATTGTGCACGTATTGAACTTTGAAAGTTGGAAAATAGTTTAAGAGAATACATTGTTGGAAATATATGAATTTTGTAGGACTTTTAGCTTTCATATGTTGCAATTAACCTCTATAATTTTACCTTTAAGATCACACTCAAACAATGAACTTGGTCCTACTCCATTTTGAAAGCACTACCACCACCCTTCTTTTTTGATTGAGAATGAGATATCAATCTTAAGAGCTAAAAGGAAATAATCATAGAAGTCTTTTATGGTGTAATCCCTCAACGTTCATTAACTCACTAAGCCAAGCCAACATAATCGTCAATGTTGtttaatacaattttaaaacCTAGTTCACTCTTAGttatctctttaattttctcaatgTAACTTCTCTCTCTACTGTGTCTATCTTCTCTGTTATGTCTCTTACTTTTATCTTGTTGAAATGAGTAGAATTGATCTCTTTATATAAACCATTGGACCAATTAAGCTTGCTTTTTGACAGTTGAGTTCGTTAACTAATTGAATTTTGGTTGGGGTTTAAGAAATAATTTCACAATTTTCTTCGATCTTTGTCCTCTCAATTTTTAAACGTTGTAGAAATTCACTTCTAATTGAAATTACCAAAATGTACTTGTGAGCTTTTTGTCAACAAAATCATAAGGGATGGTAATGTGGCTTGACAGGATATCAGAACAATGGAAAATGGTCAGGCAAGACTATAcaaggaaaaattatttgggAATGTTAAGGGTACAAATTCAGTTAGAGAATGGTTAGGCAAGTTAGTTAAGATTCAAACTGTTTCAGTTAGAATTAGTTGGCTTGTAAATTTCTTGTTTTGTACTCTGTTCAATAATACGAGAATTCATCCTTTGATTCTCAATCTTTCTCTCtgtctttctctttctttcttcttctttgttcttCATAGTATTCAATCATGTATAAGAAAGTTAATATGGTATCAAAGCTTGATTTTCTGCCATTAATGGAAAATGCTGTTACTGGCAATGGCTAAAGCATTGTCTCTAGTGACACTTTGAACTTAGGCAATAACAACTTTCAGCAGAATCATCCATATTCTACTTCATGTCTTCAACGAGCCAAAAAGAAGAATACAAATGAATCCTCTCTGATCTACTTCAATCACAGTCTCTAGATCAAGTTGAGTGATTATAATTTCCTCTTGTGGAAACAACAAGTTCTTGTGGCGATCCGAGGAAATTGATTGCAGAGCTTTGTCCAAGGCCACGATCCACCATCATAAGTACTTGATTGATGAGGATCGCATTAGAAATGTCTATAATCCTACCTATCTTGATTGGGAAGCTCAAGATCAACTTCTTGTTTCTTGGATTTTATCATCAATGACTCCCATCCTTCTCATCTTGATTGGGGAGCTCAGGATCAACTTCTTGTTTCATGGCTTTTACCATTGATGACTCCCCACTCTGCTCATTCTTATGGTTGGTTGTGACTCTACAAGTCAGACCTTGTCCACATTGGAAAAATAATTCACTCTTCAAGTGTCTGCCAAGATTCTGGAGTTTTAAATAAAGCGACAAAACCTCAAGAAAAGCTCTTTATCACTCAACAAGTACATGCTCaaagtcaaataaataattgatttgcttgcatcTTTAGGTGATGTTCTTTCTCCAATGTATCATGTTCAAGTAATTTTTAAGGGCCTTCCTAGTGAATATGACACCTTTGTCATATCCACAAATACAAGACTTGAACAGTACTCTATTACTGAAATTGAAGCACTCCTGCTAGCATCTGAATCTCAGATTGAAAAGATTCATCATGAAATTGATCTGAGTGCTCATGTAGCTGTGATGGAACCAGATCCAACACTAGAAGAAAATCTTGCTAACTTTGGTCGTGGTTGCTATAGACAACCGTTTCAACAATCATCATACAATTGATTTTACATTAACTTTGGTCCTAGAAGCTAGCATCTAGAAACTATCAAGGTGGTGGTTCCTATGGTAATTTCAAAAACTACAACTATGGCTCACCTTCTTTTGCACTAGGTCGAGGTAATCCTAACTTTGGTAGAGGATCACTAACAATGGACTTCAATGTCAATTGTGCCTCAAACTTGGACATACTGTTTAAAGTTGCTTTTATAGGTTTGACAAGAATTTTCCAGCTACATCATCTCCCACTGGGAACACGAATTCAACACTAACTCATGCTAATTTCTTGACTTCCTCCAATGAGTGGGACATGAGATGGTATCCAGACACCTGTGCAACTAATCATTTCACTTCAGATGCTGCCAATCTTGCTCAAAGCTCAAAGTATTTTGGACAAGAGCAACTATTTTTCCGTGATGGCTCAAGTTTGTCAATTGAGCACATAGGTCAAACATTTATGTCTTCTAATTCATCTAAGTAGCCTTTAGTTCTTAACAATTAATTACATATGCCTACTATAACTTAGAATTTATTGACCTAAATTTTCTCAAGACAACAATGTTTCTATCCTGACAGATGCTATGTAAAGGACTAGGACATTAGATTAATCCTTTTGCAAGGGAAACACAAGAATGACCTTTATATTTTTTAGGATCTCAACTTGCTTCCTGCAACAGCTACTCATAAAATAGATACGTATTTTTTATGAAGCCTGAAAATAATTAATCTTATTAAATCTTTTTTCATCATTACTTTTGAGAGTTCTTGTTCATGTGTTGACAATATACAAGAACACAATATACAATACATATCTTAATACCCCAAACTATTCTTTGTGTGTGGTGGAAAATTTGGAAGACTACAGTGTGAGTTCTTCGTCATCATCCAAGGGTACAACTTACAGAAAGAAACAATGATACCTTGATAGCTAGGCTTCAAgaggtaaattttattttcgtaCTTTTATTTCAGATTTAATATATGTGGTGATCCTGAGGATGTGGTACGATGATAATCAGTAAATATTATTCCGTTGCGTACTTGATTGATTTAGTACCACAAAACCAACATAGACAACAAGACAGATGGAGAAAAGGTCGGATGCTGAGGTGAACCGCAATTATTAAATTCgaaaccgcaaaccgcaccgcaccgtgCGGTTTGGTAAAACTGAAAACCacaaccgcaccgcaaaaaatttcaaacctcATTTTTTATGCGGTGAATGCAGTTTGgacggtttgatgaacacccctattaCAAACCTCCCACACCACTCCAACACATTCCCCGCAATCGGATTGCAACCACCATGAGTAATGGAATTTCTAATGTTCCAAATATACCAGGACACAACCAGAAAATAAGCAAAAGTGTCTGCAGTCCAAGCCTTAGCCAATTTATCCATAAACAACACCACATCACTTGATTTAAACTGTCGTATCTGCTCTCATAGtcagcttttttttttccaaatctcAATACTCTCTTTACACCCCCACTATACATGGCAGATATCTTCTTTGATTTTCCCATGACAATGTTTATAGCAGGGTTCGACATCCATACCACTTTTGGCAAGCACATTATTAATGGCCAGCCACCCATGACAAGTCTTCCATGTTAAAAATTACTTCACAATGAGCAGTATAAAAACATAATCATATAAGATTTAAACATTAACAATTATAATGCTCAACAAGTAACCCAAAATCAAATCATTATATTTAGGGCATTAAAAGATAATAAACATACCTCTCTAATGTGTATTGATTTCTTGATCAATCATCTTCTTTCAATGTACACATCAAAGAAAATATATGGGCAAGGGGTGTGTATGAACACTACTCTTTTCACTCTCAAAAGACACATACCCACACACATCCTTAGTCACCAATAAGGGACATGACCCCCCTTTTATAAGGATTAGTGGGTCTTTTGGTCTTATAGTCCAAATAGAGAGAATTCATTGCCTTGACCCAATGGGCTGACCAAAAACGTTTTAGAGCGTGTCCATGGGCCCCGAGCGTGTTAGTACGTTATGTCCATCCCATTATGGCTCGATGGTAATACCATGCATTACCGATTATATAGTTATCATTATACACTAATATCGACACTGAGTGAGAAACACTTAATTATGTTAGTCcacataaaatattctaatattctcccacttggactGCATAATTAATATGTATGTGCTCTCACTATGCAATAGTGTCAATAGATAGAAATCTCAAGAAACACAAATGTCTATAAGACTAATTATGCATCATATTATATCGACAGGATACAAATATAATGCATAACGAAACATCTGAGATTCATATAACATGACGATAACTATTGATCTGGATCCACTCGACTATAGCACGGAGACTAAGCCACTAGCTCGCATCAACAAGTGTGCACACACAATATCAAAGAGTTATCCAGAATATGCATGTATTCAACAACCAAAAGCAATTCTTAACATGTCTATCATACATGAAAACAGTGACTCCCACTGACCAAATACATCTTTGGCTCCAACAATCCAAACAAGAAATGACTTCTTAGTA includes:
- the LOC115701122 gene encoding squamosa promoter-binding-like protein 9; this translates as MEMGSSSMTESGGSSSSSPPNSSTESLNGLKFGQKIYFEDVGIGATPKSGAGSSSCSGATPPKKVRGSPVHSGQPPRCQVEGCKVDLSDAKAYYSRHKVCGMHSKSPKVVVNGLEQRFCQQCSRFHQLPEFDQGKRSCRRRLAGHNERRRKPPHGSLLSTRYDNSGRVGSFLMDFSAYPRLSGRDAWPNGRISERVPGNQSAIPTGKYIPYPWQSNSDNSSSNLYLQTSGCGTSIPANHGIPPPPGECISAVADSSCALSLLSNEPWGSRNRSSSGIGLQSLMNTQGAPVAEPTSATHSETVNHFQNTSWCMKDDMDGSSSHQILPDLGLGQFSHSLTGQFSGELELSQQGRRPYMESEHSRDYGSSSQHMHWSL